In Kordia antarctica, the following proteins share a genomic window:
- a CDS encoding SDR family NAD(P)-dependent oxidoreductase yields MNSLTKIQIQNSLIKSLAAALYLEPSEIDADKSFTDIGLDSIVGVEWIKAINKEFGLELSSTKVYDYSTVNELTAFLVKELANKPTSVVEEKPTQTPIEAKPSIKVEAVVKPKVQIQSPIQVIAEPQPQSSATLNSLKSFPTLTKKTREKQVEKVVKSEKGFEDEKIAIVGISGRYPQAKNLDQYWENLKAGKNSVVEIPKSRWDVDKHYDPDPTKKDKIYCKWLGMLDDVDCFDPLFFQISPAEAETMDPQHRIFLEESYKAFEDAGYARKTLSDEKCGVYMGIMSNEYSYIMSKDESNSSVNTTANSFAIGAARISYFLNLKGPAIPFDTACSSSLVAMHVACQGLLNNEIDMALAGGVSLYLAPESYFGMCQAGMLSAEGQCKTFDDSANGFVPGEGAGAVVLKRLKDAERDNDHIYGVILGSGINQDGKTNGITAPSVNSQIELEREIYSRYNIDPATISYVEAHGTGTKLGDPIELEALSTSFSEKTDKRNYCAIGSVKSNLGHTSGAAGMASLHKVLLSMQNKTLVPSLNVEKENVIFDFEKSPFYISRETKEWNQLPGIESPLRRAAISAFGFSGTNAHVVIEEYPQEKNDANKRPAIDASGVLIAISARTEDQLQQKVTDLYDHISSKKSSINLEDVAYTLQVGREEMKKRVAIVVNSVAQLCDKLEEYIIGTGNIPNLYTTKSSKNAETFEADEAFEKLVDEWITAKNNTKLAEIWANGFELDWNKFYGDHKPNRINLPTYPFAKEKYWAPKPQNLEILDTLTDSIADSIVDNLTDTIISADVIKQSEEKPSKQYYRTRWEAMTLAQNSEDEAKLNGPVLIFDVNGELFKTYKNKYNQSQDENNIVFVKLGGVFEELDANVYSINQEREEDFIQLLETLENKKLLPSKIIYQSSLQLSLEEKSGVTQQLNSGIYALFFLSKALMRLKTQKPLKILTLLPNTDTLETPLNEALGGFFKTLTLENPKYQAKIILLDHKKEDQINVSDKLQLTTNEFEDENWNKNEVKYIFHKNNQYKRYIRTLTSFTPAQNNLTDLPIKHNGVYLISGGIGGLGYLFSEYLAKKFQCKLVLFGRSPLNEKHQEKLDKLKAFNTEAYYIQADVTNLEDMEMLVKVTKDKFSHINGIIHSAGVSRDSFILKKTTEEMQQVIDPKVYGAINLDKATKDENLDLFVLFSSIAGVLGNFGQCDYAYGNHFLDAFAGYRNTLANDNERFGKTLSINWPFWKDGGIQLPENEIEQGKKLIGIYPIETAIGLEYFEQFLCSDITQGVALYGKASKISAYLQQETTNENEESKAVSTTIDISVIDTSVLLEKTETYLKELIGTEIKLDPARIDSDEKFDAFGIDSIIIGRINLTIEKDLGSQSKTLLYEFPTIKELSAHLHVEAKQQLIKLFDMSPKNVEVAIVTKETKVVATPAYTEEKGIDSHVENEPIAIIGVHGIYPKSEDVNKYWENIKKGKNLVDVVPEDRWDCEAYYDENPEKSTEGKIYSKWGGFIKDVDKFDPKFFNITTEDANMMDPQERLFLESVWGTIEDAGYTKNSLKTHYSKGKGSDVGVFVGVTTHTYNLIALDEWNKGNYLNSSSLTWSIANRVSYLMDFQGPSMPIDTACSSSLVSIHMACESLRKKECQVAIAGGVNLYLHHSKYHSLCKKGMLAKGNKNYSFGAGDDGFVPGEGVGSVLLKPLSKAIADKDHIYAVVKGSAVGHGGSSNGYSAPNPNSQATLIEETLQNAKVHPETISYVEGHGTGTQLGDSLEILSLNNAFKSKVEKKQFCSIGSVKANIGHTESAAGIAGVTKILLQLKHKLLAPTINSEEVNPNINFEKSPFYLQHTLSKWEHLPNVPRRALINSFGAGGVNACLVLEEFVDAKTKVEKPKETGSHLIVFSAKSNESLLKYVNKYLIVLGENRNLSLADLAYTLQTGREAMQVRLAFIVSNRIELMEQIKNWKQDISDKNIFETKEGTVQTIKNPTKEEKIHIDSLLENKNLTELAKIWIEGIKMDWENLYTTVDEPKRVSLPTYPFAKERYWITDNTPTNKQTKTARNNTEQLHPLVSHNISTLRQIGFSSLLDHTEYYAEDHKVNGVKIFPGAGFLEIASVSGSLAGEKKVQKIKDIVWIHPLTFQDVPKSIQTYLKQSGSGTQYEVTSLNEVSERITHCEGKILYQDNSNHSNGVDEKIDLEALTNTCHTTITSSNYYESFEKSGIKYGAAFQTVRELHISDSFALAKLEIATNLQTDFDQYMLHPSLLDGALQTVAGLVGSTNTDKSYLPFAIDELEIIRPLTQTCYAFVEFADHKGNMQSDIKKFNIQIVNRKGALLVRIKNFYARAIATVETPSQQATVSQ; encoded by the coding sequence ATGAATAGTTTAACCAAGATACAAATACAGAATTCTCTAATCAAAAGTCTCGCTGCGGCACTTTATTTAGAGCCTTCTGAAATAGACGCTGACAAATCGTTTACAGACATAGGTCTGGATTCCATTGTTGGTGTGGAGTGGATAAAAGCTATCAATAAAGAATTCGGTCTTGAACTTTCGTCGACAAAAGTTTACGACTATTCAACAGTCAATGAATTAACGGCGTTTTTAGTTAAAGAATTAGCAAACAAACCAACTTCAGTTGTTGAAGAAAAACCTACACAAACACCTATTGAAGCGAAACCATCAATTAAAGTTGAAGCAGTCGTTAAACCGAAAGTACAGATACAATCACCAATACAAGTAATAGCTGAACCACAACCGCAATCTAGTGCAACGCTAAACAGTTTAAAATCGTTTCCAACACTTACTAAAAAGACACGTGAAAAGCAGGTTGAAAAGGTTGTAAAATCTGAAAAGGGTTTTGAAGATGAAAAAATTGCCATTGTCGGAATCTCTGGAAGATATCCGCAAGCAAAAAACTTAGATCAATATTGGGAAAATTTAAAAGCTGGTAAAAACTCAGTCGTAGAAATTCCAAAATCTCGTTGGGACGTTGATAAACATTACGATCCAGATCCGACGAAAAAAGATAAAATCTATTGCAAATGGTTAGGAATGTTGGACGATGTAGATTGTTTTGATCCTTTATTCTTTCAAATTTCTCCAGCGGAAGCAGAAACGATGGATCCGCAACATCGTATTTTCTTAGAAGAAAGTTACAAAGCTTTTGAAGATGCTGGATATGCACGAAAAACGTTGAGCGACGAAAAATGTGGCGTGTACATGGGAATTATGAGTAATGAATATTCCTATATCATGTCTAAAGATGAATCTAATTCGTCTGTAAACACGACGGCAAATAGTTTTGCAATTGGCGCGGCACGGATTTCTTACTTTCTAAACTTAAAAGGTCCTGCAATTCCTTTTGATACTGCATGTTCCTCATCATTAGTAGCAATGCACGTAGCATGTCAAGGACTTTTAAACAACGAAATTGACATGGCACTTGCTGGTGGAGTTAGTTTATATTTAGCACCAGAATCGTATTTCGGAATGTGCCAAGCAGGTATGTTATCAGCCGAAGGGCAATGTAAAACATTTGACGATTCGGCAAACGGATTCGTTCCAGGAGAAGGCGCAGGAGCAGTTGTACTCAAACGATTAAAAGATGCAGAAAGAGACAACGATCATATATATGGAGTTATTCTTGGATCAGGTATTAATCAAGATGGAAAAACCAACGGAATTACCGCGCCAAGTGTAAACAGTCAAATAGAATTAGAACGCGAAATTTATTCCCGATATAACATTGATCCAGCTACGATAAGTTATGTAGAAGCGCACGGAACAGGAACAAAATTGGGCGATCCGATAGAATTGGAAGCTTTATCAACCTCTTTCAGTGAAAAAACTGATAAACGTAATTATTGCGCTATTGGTTCTGTAAAAAGTAATTTAGGACACACCTCTGGAGCGGCAGGAATGGCAAGTTTGCACAAAGTATTGCTTTCTATGCAAAACAAAACTTTAGTGCCGAGTTTAAATGTTGAAAAAGAAAATGTGATCTTCGATTTTGAAAAATCACCATTTTACATTTCAAGAGAGACAAAAGAATGGAATCAGCTTCCAGGTATTGAAAGTCCGTTGCGTAGAGCTGCAATTAGTGCTTTTGGCTTCAGCGGAACCAATGCACACGTGGTTATTGAAGAATATCCGCAAGAAAAAAATGATGCTAACAAACGTCCTGCAATTGATGCTTCTGGTGTACTGATCGCAATTTCGGCGCGCACAGAAGATCAATTACAACAAAAAGTTACTGATTTATATGATCATATCTCATCAAAAAAATCATCAATTAATCTTGAAGATGTAGCATATACGCTTCAAGTTGGGAGAGAAGAAATGAAAAAGCGTGTAGCAATTGTTGTCAATTCAGTAGCGCAACTTTGTGATAAACTTGAAGAATATATTATTGGAACTGGAAACATCCCAAATCTATACACAACAAAATCGTCTAAAAATGCAGAAACATTTGAAGCTGACGAAGCTTTTGAAAAACTGGTAGACGAATGGATTACTGCCAAAAATAATACAAAACTAGCCGAAATTTGGGCAAATGGTTTTGAATTGGATTGGAATAAATTCTACGGAGATCACAAACCAAACCGTATAAATTTACCAACATATCCTTTTGCGAAAGAAAAATATTGGGCACCAAAACCACAGAATTTAGAAATACTAGATACGCTCACTGATTCCATTGCAGATAGTATAGTTGATAACTTAACGGACACGATTATCAGTGCTGATGTCATAAAACAGAGCGAAGAAAAACCTTCAAAACAGTATTATCGTACACGTTGGGAAGCAATGACATTAGCGCAAAATTCTGAAGATGAAGCGAAACTAAATGGTCCGGTATTAATATTTGATGTCAATGGTGAATTATTCAAGACGTATAAAAATAAGTACAATCAGTCGCAGGACGAAAACAATATTGTCTTTGTAAAACTAGGTGGTGTATTTGAAGAATTAGACGCAAACGTTTATAGTATAAACCAAGAACGTGAAGAAGATTTCATTCAGCTTCTTGAAACGTTGGAAAACAAAAAATTACTTCCTTCTAAAATAATTTATCAAAGTTCTTTACAGCTTTCGCTGGAAGAAAAAAGCGGCGTAACACAACAGCTGAATTCAGGAATATATGCACTCTTTTTCTTGAGTAAAGCGTTGATGCGATTAAAAACGCAAAAACCACTCAAAATACTAACGCTTCTTCCAAATACTGATACTTTAGAAACTCCATTGAATGAAGCTCTTGGAGGGTTTTTCAAAACACTTACGTTAGAAAATCCAAAATATCAGGCTAAAATTATACTGCTTGATCACAAAAAAGAAGATCAAATAAATGTTTCAGATAAACTGCAATTAACTACCAATGAATTTGAAGATGAAAACTGGAATAAAAATGAAGTAAAATATATATTCCACAAAAACAATCAGTACAAACGTTACATTAGAACGTTAACTTCGTTTACGCCTGCGCAAAACAACCTAACGGATTTGCCAATAAAACACAACGGAGTCTATCTTATCTCTGGCGGAATTGGCGGATTAGGTTATCTATTTAGCGAATATCTAGCCAAAAAGTTTCAATGTAAATTAGTGCTTTTTGGAAGATCGCCTCTAAATGAAAAGCATCAAGAAAAACTTGACAAACTAAAAGCATTCAATACAGAAGCATATTACATTCAGGCAGATGTTACAAATCTGGAAGACATGGAAATGCTTGTGAAAGTAACCAAAGACAAATTTTCTCATATCAATGGAATCATTCACAGTGCTGGTGTAAGTAGAGATAGTTTTATTTTAAAGAAGACTACGGAAGAAATGCAACAAGTGATTGACCCGAAAGTTTATGGAGCAATCAATTTGGATAAAGCTACTAAAGACGAAAATTTAGATTTATTTGTACTATTCTCTTCCATTGCTGGCGTATTAGGGAACTTTGGGCAATGTGATTATGCATACGGAAATCACTTTTTAGACGCTTTCGCTGGATACAGAAATACCTTAGCAAATGATAACGAACGTTTTGGTAAAACACTTTCTATAAACTGGCCATTTTGGAAAGATGGAGGCATACAACTTCCAGAAAATGAAATAGAACAAGGAAAAAAACTCATCGGAATTTATCCTATTGAAACAGCTATTGGACTCGAATATTTTGAACAATTTCTATGTTCAGACATCACGCAAGGAGTTGCTTTATATGGAAAAGCATCAAAAATTAGTGCGTATCTTCAACAGGAAACAACAAATGAAAACGAAGAAAGTAAAGCAGTTTCAACCACAATAGATATTTCAGTAATAGACACTTCCGTTTTATTAGAAAAAACAGAAACATATCTAAAAGAACTTATTGGAACAGAAATAAAACTAGATCCAGCACGTATAGATAGTGACGAAAAATTTGATGCATTTGGTATAGATTCCATTATTATTGGAAGAATAAATCTTACGATAGAAAAAGATCTTGGTTCTCAATCAAAAACATTGTTATATGAGTTTCCAACGATCAAAGAATTATCCGCACATTTACATGTAGAAGCAAAACAGCAACTCATAAAGTTGTTTGATATGTCTCCAAAAAATGTTGAGGTAGCAATTGTAACGAAAGAAACCAAAGTAGTTGCAACGCCAGCATACACAGAAGAAAAAGGAATTGATTCTCATGTTGAAAATGAACCAATCGCAATTATTGGTGTTCATGGAATCTATCCAAAATCGGAAGACGTAAATAAATACTGGGAAAACATCAAAAAAGGAAAAAACTTAGTAGATGTAGTTCCAGAAGATCGTTGGGATTGTGAAGCATATTATGATGAAAATCCTGAAAAATCTACCGAAGGGAAAATTTATAGCAAATGGGGAGGATTTATAAAAGATGTAGACAAATTTGATCCTAAATTCTTCAACATCACTACGGAAGATGCGAATATGATGGATCCGCAAGAACGATTATTTTTAGAATCAGTTTGGGGAACTATTGAAGATGCCGGATACACTAAAAATAGTTTAAAAACGCATTACAGCAAAGGCAAAGGTTCCGATGTTGGCGTATTTGTAGGCGTAACAACGCACACGTATAATCTAATCGCTTTAGACGAATGGAACAAAGGTAATTACTTAAACTCTAGTTCATTAACTTGGTCAATAGCAAACAGAGTCTCGTATTTAATGGATTTTCAAGGACCAAGTATGCCAATTGATACGGCATGTTCATCGTCGTTAGTATCCATTCACATGGCGTGCGAAAGTCTTCGGAAAAAAGAATGTCAAGTAGCCATTGCTGGAGGCGTAAACTTATATTTACATCATTCCAAATATCATTCTTTATGTAAAAAAGGAATGCTTGCCAAAGGAAATAAAAATTACAGTTTTGGCGCAGGCGATGACGGATTTGTTCCTGGAGAAGGCGTAGGTTCCGTATTACTAAAACCGTTGAGTAAAGCAATCGCAGACAAAGATCATATTTACGCAGTTGTAAAAGGAAGTGCAGTTGGACATGGCGGAAGCTCAAATGGCTATTCGGCACCAAATCCGAACTCGCAAGCAACACTAATTGAAGAAACGTTGCAAAATGCAAAAGTACATCCTGAAACAATTAGTTATGTGGAAGGACACGGAACGGGAACGCAATTGGGCGATAGTTTGGAAATATTATCCTTAAACAATGCTTTCAAATCTAAAGTAGAAAAGAAACAATTCTGTTCTATAGGTTCTGTCAAAGCCAACATTGGACATACAGAATCGGCAGCTGGAATTGCTGGAGTTACAAAAATTCTCTTGCAATTAAAACATAAATTACTTGCGCCGACAATCAACTCGGAAGAGGTAAATCCGAATATAAACTTTGAAAAATCGCCTTTCTATCTGCAACATACCTTATCAAAGTGGGAACATTTGCCAAATGTGCCACGACGCGCGCTCATCAACTCATTTGGTGCTGGTGGCGTAAATGCGTGTTTAGTTTTAGAGGAATTTGTGGATGCTAAAACTAAGGTAGAAAAACCAAAAGAAACGGGTTCGCATTTAATTGTATTCTCTGCAAAAAGCAACGAAAGTTTACTGAAATATGTAAATAAATATCTCATTGTCTTAGGAGAAAATAGAAATCTTAGTCTGGCGGACTTAGCATACACGCTTCAAACAGGACGAGAAGCAATGCAAGTACGATTGGCTTTTATTGTTTCAAATAGGATAGAATTAATGGAGCAAATAAAAAATTGGAAACAAGATATTTCAGATAAAAATATCTTTGAAACAAAAGAAGGAACGGTTCAAACCATAAAAAATCCTACCAAAGAAGAAAAGATACATATTGATTCTTTACTAGAAAATAAAAATCTAACGGAGCTTGCTAAAATTTGGATTGAAGGAATAAAAATGGATTGGGAAAATCTGTACACTACTGTAGATGAGCCAAAACGAGTTTCTTTGCCAACCTATCCGTTTGCAAAAGAACGCTATTGGATTACAGATAATACGCCGACAAACAAACAAACGAAAACCGCCAGAAACAACACGGAACAATTACATCCATTGGTTTCTCATAACATTTCTACGTTGCGTCAAATAGGATTTAGTTCGTTATTGGACCATACTGAATACTATGCAGAAGATCACAAAGTAAATGGCGTAAAAATATTTCCAGGAGCAGGATTTCTTGAAATAGCGAGTGTTTCAGGAAGTTTGGCAGGAGAGAAAAAAGTACAGAAAATCAAAGATATCGTTTGGATTCATCCATTAACATTTCAAGATGTTCCTAAATCAATTCAAACATATCTAAAACAAAGCGGAAGCGGAACACAATATGAAGTAACTTCATTGAACGAAGTTAGCGAGCGAATTACACATTGCGAAGGAAAAATATTGTACCAAGATAATTCAAATCATTCCAATGGAGTTGATGAAAAAATAGACCTTGAAGCATTAACAAATACATGTCACACAACCATAACGAGTAGCAACTATTACGAATCTTTTGAGAAATCAGGAATCAAATATGGCGCTGCTTTTCAAACCGTTCGTGAATTGCATATTAGTGATTCATTTGCGTTGGCAAAACTTGAAATTGCAACAAATTTACAAACTGATTTTGATCAATATATGTTGCATCCAAGTCTATTAGATGGCGCGCTTCAAACTGTTGCAGGATTAGTAGGAAGCACAAATACTGATAAATCATACCTGCCATTTGCAATTGATGAATTAGAGATTATTCGTCCGTTAACGCAAACGTGTTATGCTTTCGTTGAATTTGCAGATCATAAAGGAAATATGCAATCAGACATTAAAAAATTCAACATTCAAATCGTAAATAGAAAAGGAGCGTTGCTTGTGCGTATAAAAAACTTTTATGCCAGAGCAATTGCTACCGTTGAAACACCGTCGCAACAAGCAACCGTGTCTCAATAA